TCCCGTCAGCGTGCTGCTGGCCGACAACGGCTCCACCGACGGCACCCCGCAGGCCGCCGTGATGCGCTATCCGAACGTGCGGTTGATGCCCACCGGCTCCAACCTCGGCTACGGGACGGCGGTCAACCGCACCGTCGCCAAGCTGGCGCAGCGCGACGAAAACTGGGTCGAGGACTGGGTGATCGTGGCCAACCCGGACGTGCAATGGGGCCCGGGCAGCATCGACGCCCTGCTGGAGGCCGCCACCCGGTGGCCGCAAGCGGGCGCGCTGGGGCCGCTGATCCGGGATCCGGACGGGTCGGTGTACCCGTCGGCCCGTCACCTGCCGAGCCTGATCCGCGGCGGCATGCATGCGCTGCTGGGGCCGGTCTGGCCGCGCAACCGTTGGACCAAGGCCTACCGGCAGGAGCACCTGGAGCCCAGCGAGCGTCCGGTGGGCTGGTTGTCGGGCTCCTGCCTGCTGGTCCGCCGGGCCGCGTTCGAGCAGGTGGGTGGTTTCGACGAGCGCTACTTCATGTACATGGAGGACGTCGACCTCGGCGACCGGCTGGGCAAGGCCGGCTGGCAGTCCGTCTACGTGCCGTCGGCGGAGGTGCTGCACCACAAGGGCCACTCGACCGGCCGCGACCCGGCCAGTCACCTGGCCGCGCACCACCGCAGTACCTATATCTTTCTGGCCGACCGCCATTCCGGCTGGTGGCGGGCCCCGTTGCGGTGGACGTTGCGCGCTTCGCTGGCGCTGCGCTCGCGGGTGATGGTGCGCAGCGCGCTGCGCAGGTCCCGTAAGTCGCTGCGGCAGGAGTTGAAGATGGCAGAAGGGCGGCGCTGAGGTGGCAACCCACGAAGTCGACGCGGTGGTCCTGGTCGGCGGCAAAGGAACCCGGCTGCGTCCGCTGACGCTGTCCGCGCCCAAGCCGATGTTGCCGACGGCGGGGCTGCCGTTCTTGACCCATCTGCTGTCGCGGATCGCCGCCGCGGGCATCGAGCACGTGGTGCTGGGCACGTCGTACCGGGCGGAGGTGTTCGAGGCCGAGTTCGGCGACGGGTCCAAGCTCGGCCTGCAGATCGAATATGTGACCGAGGAGAAGCCGCTGGGCACCGGCGGCGGCATCGCCAACGTGGCGGGCAAGCTGCGCCACGACACCGTGATGGTGTTCAACGGCGACGTGCTCTCCGGGGCGGACCTGGGCCAGCTGCTCGATTTCCATCGCGACCGCCAGGCCGACGTCACGCTGCACCTGGTGCGGGTGAGTGACCCGCGGGCGTTCGGCTGCGTGCCCACCGACAGCGAGGGCCGGGTCACCGCGTTTCTGGAGAAGACGCAGGATCCGCCGACCGACCAGATCAACGCCGGCTGCTACGTCTTCGCCCGCGACATCATCGACCGGATCCCGCGCGGGCGTGAGGTCTCCGTCGAGCGGGAGGTGTTCCCGGCGCTGCTGTCGGACCCGACGGTGAAGGTCTGCGGGTACGTCGACGCGACGTATTGGCGCGACATGGGCACACCCGAGGACTTCGTGCGCGGATCGGCGGATCTGGTCCGGGGGATCGCGCCGTCACCGGCGCTGCACGGTCACCGGGGTGAGCAATTGGTGCACGACGGCGCCGCGGTGGCGCCGGGTGCGCTGCTGATCGGTGGCACCGTCGTCGGCCGCGGCGCCGAGATCGGGCCCGGGGTGCGGCTGGACGGGGCGGTGATCTTCGACGGCGTCAAGGTCGAGGCGGGCAGCGTGATCGAACGCTCGATCATCGGCTTCGGCGCCCGGATCGGTCCGCGGGCGCTGATCCGCGACGGCGTGATCGGCGACGGCGCCGACATCGGCGCCCGCTGCGAACTGCTGCGCGGCGCCCGGGTGTGGCCGGGGGTCTCGATTCCCGACGGCGGCATCCGCTACTCCTCGGATGTCTGAACCGCCCGCCGCACCAGGTGCTCCAGCGCGTGGTCGGTGCCCTCGGGTAGCGCCCCGGCCGGCCACCAGCGCAGGTCGTCGGACTCGTCGCTGATCGCGATCTGTGCGCCGGCCGGGGCGTGCGCGACGAACTGCAGATCCAGATGCCGGGTCGGTACGCCCAGCGAGCAGGTCAGCGCATGGACGTGCACGGCAACCAGTCCCGGGTTCAGCCGCAGGTCGGGGATGCCGGATTCCTCGACGGCCTCGCGCAGCGCGGCGGCCAGGATGTCGGCGTCCTCGTCCTCGCAGTGCCCGCCCAGCTGGACCCAGCGGCGCAGTCGCGGGTGCAGGGTGAGCAGCACCCGCTCGCCCCGGTGGTCGAGCACCAGGGTCGAGGCGGTGATGTGGCCCGGTTCGCAGGCCCGGCGGCAGGCGTCGTCGCGGGCCAGCACGAAGCCCAGCACCGCCTGGCGCAACGCGTCCTGGCCGGCATCCGGCGCCTGCCATTCGGACAGCAGCGCGATCACCGATTCCCGCAGCGTCATCGGCCCCTCCGTCCGATGCGACGGTCGCGCAGGGCGATCCACGCTGCGCGGCAGTCCGCCACCACCGCCGGCGACAGGCCCAACCCCTCGATCAGCACCCGGCGGTCCACCAGGTCCAGCGCCTTCTCGATCTCGTTGGCCCGCAACAGCAGATCGACGTCGTCGGCCAGGCCGGAACCGGCATACCCGGGTGGCGGGACGGGCAGCCGTTCGGCCTCGCCGGGTTCGAGTTCCAGGATGCCGCCGCCGTAACTGCGGCCCATGGTCTCGGCGAAGGCGAACGTCGCACTGTTGTGGAACGCCGCGGCCAGCGCCGTGGGGGTCCACGCCCGGGACGACCCGCACCCGGTGCACGGTGTCGGTGCTGGTCGCCGCGGCCGCGTTGACGGTCAGCCGGGGCGCCTGATGAATCTGGCGCAACAGGAACAGATCGGGGTTCCACAGCGACGGGGTGGTCCACCACGGCTTGCGCAGCGAGCACTTGTAGCCCAGGTGGACGCCGGCGGCCTCGCCGGCCTCGATGTGCGCGACCAGCGCGGTGTCGGCGGGTTGCGCCGGGGCGTTCAGCAGCCAGGTCCGCTGCCCGTTGGCGACATCGCCACTGCGACAGTCGATGTCGTAGTGCAGACCGGACAGCTGCGCGCGCTGCGCGAGACCAGCGGGACACAGTGGTGGGTCAGCCCGAGTTCGCGGGCCTGGGCGTCGGTGAAGGTGAAGAAGCTGTTGCGGCCCGTCACGATGCCCACGTCCACTTCGGCGACCCGGCCCAGCCGGGTCAAGGCCGGGCTGCACGCGAGGTCGCGCAGCGTCCGGATCGCCGCCGGGTCCAGGAAGTACTTGGTCCACTTCTCGGTGTCGTGCAGCAGCGCGGGAGCCGCCGGTACGCCCAGATCGGCGGCGGCCAGTGCGTCCGAGTCGGACAGCTCGACGGTGCGGATGTGCGCCGGCCCGGCGCCGACGACCCCGCAGAACAGCACCACCTCCTGCAGCGCGCCGGCGAAAACGAGCCGGCGGAAGCTGACCAGGGTGATCTCCCGATACCGGCGCACCAGGAAGTCGCGTAGCTGCGCGGCGTAGCCGACCTGCAGCAGCTCGGCGGGCAGCACCAACCCCACCCGGCCGCCGTCGCGGACCAGGGCGGTGGCGGCCACCACGAACGGCACCCACGCGTTGGTCAGCTTGGTGGGCCGCAGCCCCTGACGACACATGAATTGCAAGGCGGCCGCCCGTTGATCGGTGGGCCAGTTGCCGAACCGGATGTAGGGCGGGTTGCCGGCGACGCCGTCCCAGCCGGCACCCGGCATCGTTGCGGACCAGGCGAACAGGTCGGCGTCGTCGACGGGTGCGAACTGCCGTGCCTTGGCCGCCTCCTCGGCGACGAGTTCCACGCCGTGGGCCTGCTCGGTGAGCGCGGCGAGCTCGCGCAGGATCCGGCCGTCGCCGCAGGAGGGCTCCAGCACCCGGGGCCCCGCCTGCACCACCCATCCGGCCAGGAATCGGGCGATCGGCTCCGGGGTGTAGTAGCCGCCGCGCACCTTGTCGGGCGAGGCCGGGGTCTTCCCGGCGAACGTCCTCATCTGCGGATCAGCAGGTCCGCTGCGTCGACCGGCTCCCGCAGCCCGGCCGGCTCGGCGGGGTAGCCGATCGCCACGGCGCCCAGCGGTTCCCAGTCGGCGGGCAGTCCCAACTCGTCGCGGACCAGGTCGGCGGCGAAGATCGTCGACCCGATCCAGCAACTGCCCACCCCGCGCACCGCCAGCGCGACCAGCAGGGCCTGTACGGCAGCACCCACCGCGACGGTGAACATGGTGTGCTCGGCGGCGGTGCGCGCCGCGTCCGGGTAGTGGTGCGCGCCGTCGGGGACCAGGAAGGGTATGACGACTTCGGTTGCGTCGTAAAGGATTCGGCCGCGGGCGACGCGGCGCTCGACAGCATCGGCGGGTCGGCCGTCGGCACGCAGGTCGCGGCGCCACTGGTCTTTCATCCGGTCCAGCAGCCGGGTGCGGGTCTGCTCGGACTGCACCCAGACGAACCGCACCGGCCGGGTGTGGTGCGGGGCCGGCGCGGTGAGTGCTTCGGCGACGGCGGCCTCGACGAGCTCGGGCGGTACCGGCTGGGTGCTGAACCGCCGCACGGATCGTCGGGTCAACTGGGCTTGGCGCCGGCCCAGGTCCAGTGCCTCGGCGGTGCCGAGCCAGAACAGGTCCTCGGTGCCGGGGCGTACCAGATCCCGGGCCGTGGAGCCGTCGTCGGTCGGCTCGAGTCCGCGCACCACGGCGACCGGCATCGCGGTCAGCTTGCCCTTGACCAGGTCGGCCGCGGCGGCGACTTCGTCGGCGATGGCGATCTCGGTGACCACCAGGTCGTTGCCGTGCCGGTCCACCGCGCCGGAATAGTTGTGCAGCACAGCCAGACCCGCGCTGCCGACGGCGGCGTCGATCTGACCGTTGCGCCAGGCCCGGCCCATGGTGTCGGTGATGACCACGGCAACCTCGACGCCGAGCCGCTCCCGCAGGGCCGACCGCAGGGTCGCGGCGCTGCCGTCCGGGTCCACCGGCAGTAACGCCAATTCCTTACGCCCGACGTTGGATCCGTCCACCCCGGCCGCGGCCTGCACCAGACCGAGCCGGTTCTCGGTGATCAAGGTGCGCTCCTTGCGGGCCAGGACGCGTACCGCCTCGTCGTCGACCAGCTTGCGGCGCAACGCGTCTCGGCGCTCCGGATCCGACGGTGCCGGCACCAGCCGGCCTTCGCACTTGGACACCACCTTGCTGGTGACCACCACCACGTCGCCGTCACGCAGCCAGGGTGCGGCGGCGGACACGGCAGCAGCCAGGTCGTCGCCCGGCCGGAACTCGGGAAGCCCGGCGACGGGCAGGATTTCGATCGCGGCAGCGGTTCCGTGTTCGCCCGTCGGCGGCAGGGCCGGGTGCCCGTTCACCCGGTCACGCCCGCAATCTCGAGGCCGGCGCGCACCATCTCGGCCGTCGCGGCCGGATCGGTCATCAGCAGCGGGACGGAACGTGTCGTCACGCCGTCGATCTCGGCGTGGTCGCCGTCGTGGACCAGCCAGTAGTCCAGGATCCCGGTGCCGCTGCGGGCGCCGTAGTGCTGGCCGACGGCTTGGGCGGTGGACTGGACCCCGATCACCGTCAGGCAGGCATCGGCCATGCCGCGCAACGGCTTTCCGCCGATGATGGGGGAGTAGCCGACGACGGGGGCCGGGGCCGCTCGCAGCGCGGCCCGGATGCCGGGCACGGCCAGGATGGCGCCGACGCTGACCACCGGATTGGACGGCGCCAGCATGACGACGTCGGCGTCGGCGATTGCGGCCAGAGCTTCGGTTGTGGCGCTTGCTTTTTCGGCCCCGACGAAAGCGAAGCTGTGGGTGGGCACCTGGGCGCGGTACCGTACCCACCACTCCTGGAAGTGGATCGCCCGCCGCGTCGCGGAGGCTGGGTCGCAGTCCGGGTCGGTGATCACCACGTGCGTCTCGCAACGGTCGTCGCTGGCGGGCAGCAACCGTGCGCCGGGTTGCCAGCGGTCGCACAGTGCCGCGGTGATCTGGGTGAGCGGGTAGCCGGCGTTGAGCATCTGGGTGCGCACCAGGTGCGTGGCCAGATCGCGGTCGCCGAGGCCGAACCAGTCGGGCTGCACGCCGTAGCGCGCGAGTTCCTCCTTGGCATGCCAGGTTTCGTCACGGTGACCCCAGCCGCGCTCCGGGTCGACGCCGCCGCCCAGGGTGTACATGCAGGTGTCCAGGTCCGGGCAGATGCGCACCCCGTGGATCCAGGCATCGTCGCCGACGTTGACCACGGCACTCAATTCGTGGCCGGTGTCCCTGGATTGAGCAAACCCTCCGAGTCCGAGCAGATGCTGCACCCCGAGTAGGAATCGGGCGCCCCCCGACGCCGCCGACCAGAACGGTGACCTTCACACCGCAGGACAGTACCCGGGTGCGTGTGGCATGGTGGTTTCGGTAACCGCTGTGGCGCAAGGGACTTGTGATGAATCTGTGGCCGACACGCCGCGGCCCGACCGCAACAGAATCGCCGAAATTCGATCACGAGATGGTATGGAAATGCGCCGAAGTGCTTGACCAAGATCGCCGACCCGTGTCTAATCACATCAGTGTCATTTCCCGGTTGGCCGGCCGGTTCCGGTGTCGCAGACCGAGATTCGATCACTTGTTCGAATTGGGTATCTGTACATCAAAACAGTGGGAAACCATTTCATTCTCAATCAGTGAGGAGGCGGAGGCATGTCCTATGAGTACCTTCGGGGCGTAATGGGAAGCGCACCGCACGCCGTTCCGGGTTCGGCTGTGACGTCTTTGCCGATGCCGACGGCACCTGTCCGCCCTCATCTGAGTGTGGTTCCAGACGCGCCGGCCGCGTTCGAGCCGGAGCCGCTGGAGGAAGTGCCCGCCGATCAGTGGCAGGACAAGGCGCTGTGCGCGCAGACCGACCCGGAGGCCTTCTTCCCGGAGAAGGGCGGCTCCACCCGCGAGGCCAAGAAGATCTGCCTCGGCTGCGAGGTCAGGCACGAGTGCCTCGAGTATGCGCTGGCTCACGACGAGCGCTTCGGTATCTGGGGCGGTCTGTCGGAACGCGAACGCCGGCGCCTCAAGCGCGGAGTTATCTAGCCCGCCAACACAAGTCAGTCGTCGATCGTCGGGTCGATGACCGAGGGTTCCACGTCCAGATAGATGGCCACCTGGGCCACCAGTATCTCGTGCAGCAAGTCGCCGAGTTCGACGGTGTCTTTCGCCCGTCGCTCAATTGGCTTGCGAAA
The nucleotide sequence above comes from Mycobacterium kiyosense. Encoded proteins:
- the wbbL gene encoding N-acetylglucosaminyl-diphospho-decaprenol L-rhamnosyltransferase — translated: MTDVLPVVAVTYSPGPHLERFLASLSLATERPVSVLLADNGSTDGTPQAAVMRYPNVRLMPTGSNLGYGTAVNRTVAKLAQRDENWVEDWVIVANPDVQWGPGSIDALLEAATRWPQAGALGPLIRDPDGSVYPSARHLPSLIRGGMHALLGPVWPRNRWTKAYRQEHLEPSERPVGWLSGSCLLVRRAAFEQVGGFDERYFMYMEDVDLGDRLGKAGWQSVYVPSAEVLHHKGHSTGRDPASHLAAHHRSTYIFLADRHSGWWRAPLRWTLRASLALRSRVMVRSALRRSRKSLRQELKMAEGRR
- the manB_1 gene encoding mannose-1-phosphate guanylyltransferase, whose translation is MATHEVDAVVLVGGKGTRLRPLTLSAPKPMLPTAGLPFLTHLLSRIAAAGIEHVVLGTSYRAEVFEAEFGDGSKLGLQIEYVTEEKPLGTGGGIANVAGKLRHDTVMVFNGDVLSGADLGQLLDFHRDRQADVTLHLVRVSDPRAFGCVPTDSEGRVTAFLEKTQDPPTDQINAGCYVFARDIIDRIPRGREVSVEREVFPALLSDPTVKVCGYVDATYWRDMGTPEDFVRGSADLVRGIAPSPALHGHRGEQLVHDGAAVAPGALLIGGTVVGRGAEIGPGVRLDGAVIFDGVKVEAGSVIERSIIGFGARIGPRALIRDGVIGDGADIGARCELLRGARVWPGVSIPDGGIRYSSDV
- a CDS encoding NUDIX hydrolase, which produces MTLRESVIALLSEWQAPDAGQDALRQAVLGFVLARDDACRRACEPGHITASTLVLDHRGERVLLTLHPRLRRWVQLGGHCEDEDADILAAALREAVEESGIPDLRLNPGLVAVHVHALTCSLGVPTRHLDLQFVAHAPAGAQIAISDESDDLRWWPAGALPEGTDHALEHLVRRAVQTSEE
- a CDS encoding hypothetical protein (frameshifted, insertion at around 1345806), with protein sequence MGRSYGGGILELEPGEAERLPVPPPGYAGSGLADDVDLLLRANEIEKALDLVDRRVLIEGLGLSPAVVADCRAAWIALRDRRIGRRGR
- a CDS encoding hypothetical protein (frameshifted, insertion at around 1345808, deletion at around 1346132) is translated as MRTFAGKTPASPDKVRGGYYTPEPIARFLAGWVVQAGPRVLEPSCGDGRILRELAALTEQAHGVELVAEEAAKARQFAPVDDADLFAWSATMPGAGWDGVAGNPPYIRFGNWPTDQRAAALQFMCRQGLRPTKLTNAWVPFVVAATALVRDGGRVGLVLPAELLQVGYAAQLRDFLVRRYREITLVSFRRLVFAGALQEVVLFCGVVGAGPAHIRTVELSDSDALAAADLGVPAAPALLHDTEKWTKYFLDPAAIRTLRDLACSPALTRLGRVAEVDVGIVTGRNSFFTFTDAQARELGLTHHCVPLVSRSARSCPVCTTTSTVAVAMSPTGSGPGC
- the fbiB gene encoding coenzyme F420:L-glutamate ligase, whose translation is MNGHPALPPTGEHGTAAAIEILPVAGLPEFRPGDDLAAAVSAAAPWLRDGDVVVVTSKVVSKCEGRLVPAPSDPERRDALRRKLVDDEAVRVLARKERTLITENRLGLVQAAAGVDGSNVGRKELALLPVDPDGSAATLRSALRERLGVEVAVVITDTMGRAWRNGQIDAAVGSAGLAVLHNYSGAVDRHGNDLVVTEIAIADEVAAAADLVKGKLTAMPVAVVRGLEPTDDGSTARDLVRPGTEDLFWLGTAEALDLGRRQAQLTRRSVRRFSTQPVPPELVEAAVAEALTAPAPHHTRPVRFVWVQSEQTRTRLLDRMKDQWRRDLRADGRPADAVERRVARGRILYDATEVVIPFLVPDGAHHYPDAARTAAEHTMFTVAVGAAVQALLVALAVRGVGSCWIGSTIFAADLVRDELGLPADWEPLGAVAIGYPAEPAGLREPVDAADLLIRR
- the cofD gene encoding 2-phospho-L-lactate transferase; amino-acid sequence: MVNVGDDAWIHGVRICPDLDTCMYTLGGGVDPERGWGHRDETWHAKEELARYGVQPDWFGLGDRDLATHLVRTQMLNAGYPLTQITAALCDRWQPGARLLPASDDRCETHVVITDPDCDPASATRRAIHFQEWWVRYRAQVPTHSFAFVGAEKASATTEALAAIADADVVMLAPSNPVVSVGAILAVPGIRAALRAAPAPVVGYSPIIGGKPLRGMADACLTVIGVQSTAQAVGQHYGARSGTGILDYWLVHDGDHAEIDGVTTRSVPLLMTDPAATAEMVRAGLEIAGVTG